A stretch of DNA from Oryza brachyantha chromosome 4, ObraRS2, whole genome shotgun sequence:
ACTTCAGCCTTCTCCCCATCCCTCTCCGCTTCATCGCCCTCCGCTATACCCACCTGCCTTCCCTGTTAGCACCTGCCGCTTCTGTCCAGGTTAGCATCCTATGCTTCAATCAGCTTGCATTGGAAGTTAATTTGAACATACAAGATTCAGCAAACTCAAACAGCAGGAGAggaatctgaaattctgaacATGCAAGTTATTTTCTTCATTCATGCTAGGCAAGAACACATCTCATCTTTTTACAAGATTCAGCTTATATTGGAATCATTTATTAGCCCCCCATTATAACTGAAGGACTGACTACCCAGATTATCCATCATTCACAACATAAACATACCAAGTCTACATTACCACAAAAGAGCTGTAGTAAGGTAAATGTGCTGCACTTTTGTGCAACATCAAGCATGCATATGCTGTAGTTCTCACGCCATGTTAAAAATCTATCCAGTGGAATAGATTCATTCAACTAGGTTGCTCCTGAACGTTTGtaacctcctcctcctcctgacTCGAGCAAGAAGAGAGCGGGCTCCGTTTTGGCTGCACACCCAAACTTGAACGTACTGTATTTCCTGTGCACGCCGGTGAGCTTGCCAGCCCCGGCTTTATGGTGGAAATCTACCATCATCCTGGAGCATTCACTGATAATGGAAACAAGATTTATGATCAACTCAAGTACTCAACCATACATCTGTCTGAAGAGACCAGTGCTTGTAAAACACAGATAGGAAATGCAAAGGCGAGCTACTTACAAAAGCTGGTCTCCGGTGTATCTGCTATGTAGCTCGCAGGTCTTTGTCCACTGCTGGCAACGAATGAGAGCACATTGTGCTGTGTaaactgcagcagcagcaagaagcgAAGGTCGGTACTTGAGCATTTGGTATTCCACCAGGCAGAGCTCCAGaatgaaaaaggaaaggagcTCTAGCTGTGATTGACAACATGCATTATGTTGGCTGTTGGGAGCTTTGTTATTCAAGTGATGAAAAACGCTGATTTATAAGGTTAGGATAAATCACCTGCTTGTCAGATTGAGCTGCCTTCAGAAATCTTCTCATAAAAACGTAAGGTGTTGGTACAGACATGTTGAACTGGAGTGTGTTTAGGATCAACTTTTCCTACTCAGAGAAGAGATTTACCTGTTTAGTACGACTGCCAGTAGGCCATGACACTCTAAAGTATTGCAAGCATACACAAATatgaataaacaataaaaaatatgtaaacagAGAGCATATGCTTCATAAAAAATGGGATTAATTTGGATATCATAGAAACATTGGTCTATTTGGATATCTAAGATTGGCTGTGTACATCCATTTTGGGTGTAGAAACTAGATTGttcctttatctaaaaaaatgaatatctAAGGGCTAGAAGCATTTATCATGAAGTCAATGTAAGTGCATACTGTAGTGAACAAAATACCATTTCCAGAATTTGTCCTTTTGTATAAGCCCGGTCAGAAATTAGCACTAGATCCTCAACAACAGGGACTGAGACTTCCTCGTATTTGCAAGCAAGGAGCATAGCCGTCACTCCAACTAGCTGCAACTTCTTCCTTGGCACAACTTGTTTTTCCAAGAATCTGTCTATTATGTTCACAGTAAGAAAGAGTGTCTCATCCATCAGCTCAAACTTGTAATGGACCTGGCAATAGACCAAATAAATAGGCCTCAAATTCACAGATTTAAAAATCACTAAAAGATGGCAGCGGTCCAGGGTCTGCATGCTTTTCTACCTCAATGAGCCAATCAATCAGAATTgctctcatcttttcattaATGTCTTCTTGACTGGACATGTAATCAGGCTGCACACAACTTGTTTCCTGCGTAAGTGTTTGCCATATTGCAGTTAAGACTGTTGCCTAAAGTGTACTGTTTTGAGACACCTCTTAAGGGGTGAAATTACCTTCCCAGGATGTCAAtctaattcatttattttctttgcaaGGTCATTTTTTGTTCACAAACATTTAAGCGTATTGAACAATCCAGCAATCAATTCAGAATTATCAAAACAAAACACGAGGACAAAGAGATCACCTCATTTTCTCTATAGAACTTGTACATCTCTTCGACGTACTCGGTTGCTGCAAGTGGATTCCCTGAGTCGGCACTGTCAATATCCATCATGGATTCATCCTCATCATCAATATCCTTGCACTCTGACTCTTCCTCATCCTACAAGTGCCAAATGTAACAGTAAGAGAGACCATCGGTTTTACGCAGTAGTCAACTGATCATCACACAGGATGAATACCACGGCAATGTCGTCGATCGATTGGCACGATTCCACGTCGTCATCAACTGTGCCATCGGGGATGGGCTTCTTCTCGGGATCAACGCAGGCCACCGCTGTATCAGTCACGGCGACCTGATGGTCAAGCTGCTGTTTTCGCGTCAAGGAGGCTGTGAAATTCCTGGATCACCAGAGTGAACCGGCATCAGATCAAGGCTCCAAGAAACGCGAGAGCACAACGATGGTGCACGTCCTAACCTCGTGATGGGCCGGCGGTTCGCCGCCAATGCCGGCTTCTGCACCTCCTTCCCACTCTTCCTGACAAAAGTAAAATGGACACAAAGGGTTGGGATTTCGATCCAAGAGCtgcgaagaaaaaaaaacacgtttttttttcacgagaTCTCCGGTATTCTCGGCGGGGAGATGGTGGTTTACTCTAGCAATGGTTTCTTGGCGATCGCTGAGGGGTACGGCGGTGCCCCGACGAGGTTGTTGATGTCCCTGAGCGGCCTCCGGTTCCCCATCTCTGCACCGACCCAGGGACAAAATCACCAGATCAGCAATCGGGACAAAATCGCGGCAGCGCCGCAGGCATCCGTCCAATCCAAAACCAAAGAACAAcccgcgccgccacccaccTCCGATCCCCGGCACGGGcttccccaccgccgccagcctCCGGTTCTCGCTCACCCTCTCCATCACAGCGCCGCCCACCCACACACGCACGGAGAAGCGGGGGCGTGAGGGCAGGGCAGGCTacaggcggaggaggagagcccAGACGCCCatgcaacgacgacgacggccgcgtGGGATCCGAAGCGACCACCACAGCGGCGGCGCTAATAATAAAAGCGACGAGGGAGTACAGCGCCAGCAACGTCCCCAACCTTTAaaacctctctctctctgactgCGTTGGGATTCGAAGAAATTGGGGGCGAAATTGACCGATCGGGGATGGATTTGTTTTTGGTTTCGATTTggaattttggattttgggggaggagaaagagagaagaatggCAATGATCCAAGTGGAGGGGGGAGTGACGCGTACGAGAAAGGAGGGGGTTTGTCTGGGACGGACGGGCGCCGCGTTTGAAAGGAGGGCCGACGCAACGGCTAGTGGTGGGCCGCGCCGACGCAcgagacgagagagagagtcgTAACGGTCGCCCCGCGCTTGGGTGCGGCGTGCATGTGCTTTTGAAAAATGGTGCGGGCGCGGCGCCATCCGACCCGGGCCGCATCGCGTCGGCTCTCGCACCACCGGCCTGGCCTGAGCCCAGAGCTGTGGGGTTTTCGAGAGGCGTGGCGAGCCAGCGGCACGTGGAGGATGGCGTGGGGGGACCAGCGGCTACTTGCACCAGTAGTAGGTGAGGTGATCACTGGAAGCGTTTGCATCTCCATTCTCCATACTCCATAGTACTCCTAATTCATTTTAAGGGTTAATTCCTCCGATTTAATACTCGGTTTACTTGTGACCATTactattttaactttaaccattaataatatttaaatgatcAGTTGATGATTAATGATAGTTGTtttgttgtatatttatacggCATGCatcatataacatatttttcgatatacatcatattttttaaaaaaagatgaatagtcaaagttCCTAAATGAACAATAACTGATGTCAATTATTTGAAACTAGAGAAAGTAgttcttattattttgaacACTAATATTGTCTCCAAAAACTATCTTTGACTATGACTTTTTAtaatgtataaaataaataaataaatgcattatttacttttaataaactacttttaaGACGGCCCGTTTGGCACAGCTCTAACTCCCAACTCCAACTTAACTGGAGTCGGAGTTGTGCCAAACGATAcagattctaatttttttggagTGGAGTTGGTGGAGCTgcttctgaaaaatgaactacaggggtggagctgggtttttgctgctccacagctccactccacaccaaaagacccactaccatttattatttaattgtaATTAATTGAATTTATCACTCatgctactatatattattagtaaatatttatattatgtgttaactatcatatagtattttataaccatataGTTATGTTGTTgaagttcaaaagaaaaataatcagtatttaattacattaaaagaaacataattaaattatggttTAATCATGACTACACATAATCCGCAAGGCTATTATTGTCAATCTATTTCGTATTATGTCTTTTAGGAGTTCTGGAGCAGACAAGCTAGCCAAACAGTTTTGATCTGCTCTCTGGCACCCACAGGAGCAGCTCTCACTGGAGTTAAAGTTTGGAGCTAGGATCTGGAGTTTAGAGCCCTACCAAACGAGCCCTTAACTACATATGCTATGATAGTGTTTTCAAAAAtgaatatttctaaattattaatagataaagttttaaaagtttaactttCCAAAACAATACGAATTATCAAACttaaaagaatataatattatttttgagtCATTATTGCATTGAAgtttaacaaaatattagatAAATGCGTAGATATCAGAAAAAGTAAAGGACAAATGCattacaatttaaaaatatcgaGAATATTCTATTTTCTAAGCTTTGTGTAGATATACGTGAGACATGTTAAAGTTGAAGTATTTTTAGGTGGAGGAATTCGTCAATTATATTTTGACATATGATCAAGGGTCAATTCTAGAGTAGGGGAAGGCTAGCGTCGCAAAGTGAGTCGGGATGATAATATAAAAGTGATTTGTACTATGAGTACTTGTGGTAATCTTGCACTATTTCGGGATTATGTCAGTAAATTAATGGGGGCAGGCAGTGACCTGCTGCGCTGTCCCTGTCGAATTTGACTGATTGCCATCCATGGACTGGTTGATTTGAAATCCTGACAATGTTTGATGCGAGGAGCCGCATGTATCTGCCATTAAATCCATTATACAGGACAGTCAGAGTTATCCCCAATGTTTACtatctactttaaaaataagagtGAGTTCTGCGTTAGTAGGTATTAGTTGTTGCTGTAGCCATAATATGATGAAAGAATAAAAGTAGATAGTAAGTTGGACCCCACCATCACTAGCTTGAGAGAGAAAGATGAGAgaaatcatttgtttatttcttaTGACTAGGTAGCAAGCATATTACCTGGTATTAGCCGCTTACTATTTTCACAGTGTATACAATCTGGTAGCagtgatattttatttcttactacccactttaaacacacattgtgGATGCTCTTATGTTAACCGCTACTGGCTCCGTTtccatatttgattttttttaacgtttaaccattcgtcttatttaaaaatttagtacaaatataaaaaatgacaagtcgtgcttaaagttcttttgataataaagtaagtcacaagcaaaataaataatatttccataatttttgaataagacaaatggttaaacattacaagtaaaaaagttaaacatcttacattatgaaacgaataaaacgaataaagTACTACTAAAGGTTCAAGTACACTGTATGGCAATTCTGCTTCAAgattatttacaatttttgcTTCTACATTATTTAGGATAGGCTAACCTGTGAAAAGATTCTCTTAGTCGCTTTAgcggttaatttttaaatttcgaATTTATTAGAATTATTTTCTAAGCATCCGATTAGCTTTTGAATCATTGGAATGACTGAAACtatataaatcaatatatgaaaatgtttatattatgacataaaatttaaatattagaaatgattatattttgggatggatggagaGTTTCCAGTCAAAATACTTGAGCcccaatattttcatttgtgcTTATACTTacgagccaaaatttaaaatttaaatcttaaatttgtgttgattttagtttttttatcgtgatattttctagtctttgcttttagatcatgaAAAACACCGTCAAAAATGTGGCTTTTGGTTTACACATAAGCAGATTGTTTGACATCAACCACTGGATAAAATTCGAGAATAAAATTACTCAATCGTTGAGCCCATTGACAGTCCTGAATTACTACGACCTCATTTTGAAAAGCGATGACTGACAGGCTTGAGGTGGGGATGTAACACCGGACAGAATACCGGGGGCTCCTTGGAAACATATGGAGTTTATATGATTGTCGTAGAATTTAGGGCTCAtttgttttggagaaaaaaaaattggagtcccatgaaataattttaataaatatcatCCGgattatatgaataaaatataagaaaccaaagaaaaattcTTTCCTACAAGTTGCAAAGGGTAAACAAGGTAAATTTCACATCCGCTCCAGTCTAGTAGTATTAGGTACGCGTATTtctattctttatttttacctATTAACAATATACTCACGATATGGGCTGCACAGATCCATcgagagaaaataaatggtcGATACAACTGATAAAGAACTGCACAAGCCACAGaaaagaaatgtttttttaaaaaaaacacttcgTATTTTTCTACTTGTAAGCGATTTTTCTAGTTGTTGTAAGCGATAGTTTTTTGCATGACATAGGATGAAGAGGTGAACGAACGACTGCATTTTTAAATAGTAAAAACATAGAgttaaaatttctccaaaccaACCAAGCCCTTAGTTAAGTTACTCCAGAATTCCTCTGgcctaaaaaaacacaagtaACTGCGAACACAGTTACCCCCATTGGTGACGGTTGTGATGGACCAAAGCAACAAGTTTGTAtggtaccaaaaaaaaaaaaagtttgtacaTCGCACTGCTACAGAACGCGTGAATCCATAAAAAGCTAAGCATCTCTCAAACTCATTTGTGTTCTCTGGTTCTCGTTACAACGCAAGTCACAGATGCACCGAACGAACGAACCAGCTCAAACTGCTGCTGGGAATAAGCTACACAATGGGCCACCCCGCTGAATCCCCTTTTCCATGTGGAAATTCTATCTAATCTAGTAGTAGTTCTGTAAACTGAGCTTAACTAATTTACAACCTTTTCCTATGAAACTAggtataacaataaaaatgactTCCACCTCTAGAAGTACTGTACACTGCACTGCTACTCCGCATCAGGAGAGAGATGACTACGTGGTAACATGGATAGTCTGAGTCCCAGAAATACCGATTTCCATGGATCCATATCTGATGCACTGATGTTCAATCGAGCGAATTCTCCTGTTTATCAACTTTACTCGGACGAACCTGAAGGTTGACTGTGTTCGATTGGCCTCATCACCTTTGAATGGGGGCCACATAAACTAAGAACAACCTGAAACAAGCAATTCAAGTTATGAAACTGTTTTATGTTATCACGTGCAAACAATAAAAGACGATGGGTGATTCAGATGCTAACCGGCAAGAAGATTAGGCCATGCAGAAAGCCTATTATGACAAGCGCCAAGTACATTTGGAAATAGTATACCTGTAATCATATGGATAAAATAGAGATGCTTTAAACTAAGCTCTAATCCAAATACAGTGTCAAGAACTGTTGGTTCAGATGTAGATACCACAAAAACTTCGGATTTTGCAAAACGTAGGACAATAACTCCAACAAGTTTGGTCAAGGTGATTCCGCTGTAATATCAAGGCACATGTGGGatcaatataatataaagctATAAATAACATAACCATCATACCAGATGCAAAAACAGAACTACTGAAATTAGACTCCAATGCTAGGTTATTTAcacatttcaaaatatacataCGCAAAAGTTACATTGGAAATGAAATGGTTaaaggtgtatatatataggcatatatatgtattataatCTCATCAAAGCCCAGAATTCAAACAATCAAGCAGTAAAATCTGAAAAACTTCAGATGATTGAGCTTATGGTgattaagagcaattttaccatccttaagaaAGTGCTGCGAGTACCACatttttctagtgtaaaatttggtatctcgaggtaaaaaaatacaaaattttgagtataaattttggtatatagaGATACTTtatcaaggatggtaaaattgcccTGTTCTCTCCACATTATAAGCAGGAACTAGAGGGCTAACCTGAATACAGAAGCCCCCATTGTAGATAGAGACTGCCTTGCACGGTTTTCTCTATTCCCAGTGCCTATCTGTATCTCAGAGAATGCCATAAAGGGTGTAAGAATGACATGGAAAAAAACAGCCAATACAGCGAAATATACTCATACCTATTTACATGTTCTACTTTATTGGGGTATAAATGGGTTTTTTAGTGCCAGTAGGATTGTCTTATAATTTAAGATGCTTCAGTGTCATAGACAGTGAAATCAAACTGAAGTGTGTACAATGGTACAAAATCCAAGTGCCAAGGAGCTAAAGGCTTCAAGCTTATTACAAGTGCACCCACTAACAGTTCCTGTAAAAGTGGGCTTAGTGTGGTACTTGGTTCTCTGCCAAAttccaaatattttcttccaAACAAAACTAAGCACAGAAATacatcaagaaaaataaagcatCTTACTAAGGACAAAATTTTCCAATAAACACAGAATCATAAATATGGGAGTAGCATACTTTTTAGAACTGGAATTTGCAATGAACCTACCATGAAGGCATGTGTGATATGAACACAGAATTCAACAGCAATTCCTATTGACATAACAAGGTTTACAACAGAAATTGCATTGAGCTGAATGCCGAGGATAGCCATTACTCCCTGCCAATAATATGgaagaattattttttgagtGATCATATGGAAGAAATTTGAAACTCATGTTAGTATTTTCTAGTTGAACAATGCAACAGAAATAATTTGACATCTGAAAGTGACTTTTCAGAAATGTTTAGAAATAGAAAACTACAATGAGACGTATGGTTACTGACTTCTAAAAGTTCTGCAACTCCCTAACACAAAACACTAGATTTACATATACAGAAAACCAGTAAACATAGGTCAGGAATGCCACCAAGCAATGTAGGGTGCCTTCACATGAGATTTGTGGGTTTTCTTTAATACCTCGGCACTATTATTCCACATAGTAGAATCAATTTAACTGGTGCATTGATGTTATGTACACTACTTTCACTAATATTTGAATGAATCCTACAATTTTGGTAGTCCAAGTTAAGCTAGTTGATAAGATCCATTCTTAAAAGAGCTAGTCAGGATACCAAATCACAAGATGAACCTACTTCATTTTGAAAGCAACTTCTACCTTAGCACGTTTTTATTAATTACAGATAGCTAATTCACTATGAATTTTGACATACCATCAAGTCCAGAACTATCATGGCCAGCACTACTAAAATGATTATCGAAGCCCACAAACTGAAATCAACAAGAAGAATCAATTATCAAATCAGGCTGATTGAAGAGCAACAGAAAACATTTAGTGCTAGGTTTTCAAGGATGACTCTGACCTGCTTGTGACTATGAAGCAAACAACAAACACTGTACCTGTCAATTTTTGTTGCACAAAGAACGACTTTATCAGACACTCATAAAAGTACAACAAACTGAGATAGATCTAGTATTTAGTAACTAACCAAGGCAAACACATATGTTCATGATAGCCATCTTCCATACGCCCAGGTATtgctcaaaaaatatataaaatactgAATATGGGAAAATTTGCATCTGCACagcaaatatatacatattgaaAACGTTAGTGTGTTATACAAGCAAAAGCTCAGTACAATCAACTCGGttgaaaaagataaagatcATATCATAAACTTGCAACACTTGAAATTTCTTTCCAAAGACATGCAAAAGGATGCAACTCTTGAAATAGATCGTAACTGCCATCatttaatttcaattttagGCATAATTTTC
This window harbors:
- the LOC102710401 gene encoding cyclin-B2-1 isoform X1, translating into MERVSENRRLAAVGKPVPGIGEMGNRRPLRDINNLVGAPPYPSAIAKKPLLEKSGKEVQKPALAANRRPITRNFTASLTRKQQLDHQVAVTDTAVACVDPEKKPIPDGTVDDDVESCQSIDDIAVDEEESECKDIDDEDESMMDIDSADSGNPLAATEYVEEMYKFYRENEETSCVQPDYMSSQEDINEKMRAILIDWLIEVHYKFELMDETLFLTVNIIDRFLEKQVVPRKKLQLVGVTAMLLACKYEEVSVPVVEDLVLISDRAYTKGQILEMEKLILNTLQFNMSVPTPYVFMRRFLKAAQSDKQLELLSFFILELCLVEYQMLKYRPSLLAAAAVYTAQCALIRCQQWTKTCELHSRYTGDQLFECSRMMVDFHHKAGAGKLTGVHRKYSTFKFGCAAKTEPALFLLESGGGGGYKRSGAT
- the LOC102710401 gene encoding cyclin-B2-1 isoform X2 codes for the protein MERVSENRRLAAVGKPVPGIGEMGNRRPLRDINNLVGAPPYPSAIAKKPLLEKSGKEVQKPALAANRRPITRNFTASLTRKQQLDHQVAVTDTAVACVDPEKKPIPDGTVDDDVESCQSIDDIAVDEEESECKDIDDEDESMMDIDSADSGNPLAATEYVEEMYKFYRENEETSCVQPDYMSSQEDINEKMRAILIDWLIEVHYKFELMDETLFLTVNIIDRFLEKQVVPRKKLQLVGVTAMLLACKYEEVSVPVVEDLVLISDRAYTKGQILEMEKLILNTLQFNMSVPTPYVFMRRFLKAAQSDKQFTQHNVLSFVASSGQRPASYIADTPETSFLNAPG